A single window of Deltaproteobacteria bacterium DNA harbors:
- a CDS encoding tetratricopeptide repeat protein — translation MTSDEGDQLKKDIEELKKRLAQKVQQTEEEQEKLKGLIEQATALLTRNSADVGAQVERLGARVAQLSGQVEVAQKNVSDLTRRVEELGTKNAPTPQAAIPENKDEHYRLATSKYSSGDQNEARRLFRAYLTRHAGDARTASAQLMLGHSYYAEQKYAPAITEYRKVIEEHKKSAAYPDALYHIGMSFYQLQFCGDAQLFLNELLKRFKSHAQAGNASKLLGTIRKQRGNRQVCKP, via the coding sequence ATGACCAGCGACGAAGGCGATCAGCTCAAGAAGGACATCGAAGAGCTGAAGAAGCGGCTGGCGCAGAAGGTCCAGCAGACCGAGGAGGAGCAGGAGAAGCTCAAGGGGTTGATCGAGCAGGCTACGGCGCTCCTGACGCGCAACAGCGCGGACGTCGGAGCGCAGGTGGAGCGGCTGGGGGCGCGGGTCGCCCAGCTGAGCGGCCAGGTCGAGGTGGCGCAGAAGAACGTGTCGGATCTGACCCGGCGCGTGGAAGAGCTCGGGACCAAGAACGCGCCCACGCCTCAGGCCGCTATCCCCGAGAACAAGGACGAGCACTACCGGCTCGCCACCTCCAAGTACAGCAGCGGCGATCAGAACGAGGCGCGGCGCCTCTTTCGCGCGTACCTGACGCGCCACGCGGGGGACGCGCGAACGGCCTCGGCGCAGCTCATGCTCGGGCACAGCTACTACGCCGAGCAGAAGTACGCGCCGGCCATCACCGAGTACCGCAAGGTGATCGAGGAGCACAAGAAGAGCGCCGCGTATCCCGACGCGCTCTATCACATCGGCATGTCCTTCTATCAGCTCCAGTTCTGCGGCGACGCGCAGCTCTTCCTGAACGAGCTCCTCAAGCGCTTCAAGAGCCACGCGCAGGCCGGCAACGCGAGCAAGCTCCTCGGCACGATTCGCAAGCAGCGGGGAAACCGGCAGGTCTGCAAGCCCTGA